The nucleotide sequence CGGCGTGGCCCTCACGGCCGCGCTGGTGAGCGCGATCACGGGGATCCCGGTGCACAAGGACGTCGCCATGACGGGCGAGATCACGCTGCGCGGCAACGTGCTGCCGGTGGGCGGCCTGCCGGAGAAGACCGTCGCCGCGCTGCGGCTCGGCATCCGCAAGGTGCTGCTGCCCAAGGGCAACGAGAAGGACCTGCCCGAGCTGCCCGAGCCCGTGCGCAAGGGGCTGGAGCTGGTCTTCGTCGAGCACGTGGACGAGCTGCTCGCGCACGCCCTGGTGGAGCAGCCGGGCCAGCCGGGACGTGGCCGCGGTGGACGCGGCGGCAAGACCGGCAAGGCGGCGAAGCCCAAGAGCACGCCCGCGCGCCGGCGCAGCGGCGCGACCGTGCACGCCTAGCCGCGTGGGACGCTTCGAGGATCTGCGCTTCACGAAGAGCGTCCTGAAGCTCGCGGACTGCCCGCCGGAGCCCTGGCCCGAGGTCGCCTTCTCGGGCCGCTCCAACGTGGGCAAGAGCAGCATGATCAACCGCATCACGGGCAGGCGCGGCCTGGCCAAGGTCAGCCAGCGGCCGGGCAAGACCCAGGCGCTGAACTTCTTCCGTCTCGGCGACTCGGACGCGCATCTGGTCGACCTGCCCGGCTACGGCTACGCCAAGGTGCCGAAGGCCGTGCAGGACGCCTGGCGCCGCTTCATGACCGACTACCTCGAACGCCGTCAGCAGCTCGCCGGCCTGGTGCAGCTCATGGACTGCCGGCACGAGCCCACGGCGCTGGACCGGCAGATGGTGGGCTGGCTGCGCACGACGCAGCTCCCCTTCCTGCTCGTGCTCACGAAGGCCGACAAGCTCAAGCGCAGCCAGCGGCAGGGCGCCGTGGCCCAGGCCCGCCGCGCGCTGGAGCTGACGGCCGAGCAGCCGCTGCAGCTCTTCTCGTCGGAGGACGGCGAAGGCCGCGCCGAGGTGATCGCCTGGATCGACCAGCGGCTCGCGGCCTGGCGCATGCCGGAGCCCGCGCCCGCGGCCCCGGGCGACGCGAGCGAGGCCTCGGCG is from Candidatus Latescibacterota bacterium and encodes:
- the ysxC gene encoding ribosome biogenesis GTP-binding protein YsxC — encoded protein: MGRFEDLRFTKSVLKLADCPPEPWPEVAFSGRSNVGKSSMINRITGRRGLAKVSQRPGKTQALNFFRLGDSDAHLVDLPGYGYAKVPKAVQDAWRRFMTDYLERRQQLAGLVQLMDCRHEPTALDRQMVGWLRTTQLPFLLVLTKADKLKRSQRQGAVAQARRALELTAEQPLQLFSSEDGEGRAEVIAWIDQRLAAWRMPEPAPAAPGDASEASANPPLES